A single window of Engraulis encrasicolus isolate BLACKSEA-1 chromosome 20, IST_EnEncr_1.0, whole genome shotgun sequence DNA harbors:
- the maco1a gene encoding macoilin-1: MKRRNADCSKLRRPLKRNRITEGIHSSTFLYLKFLVVWALVLLADFVLEFRFEYLWPFWLFIRSVYDSFRYQGLAFSVFFVCVAFTSDIICLLFIPVQWLFFAASTYVWVQYVWHTERGVCLPTVSLWILFVYIEAAIRFKDLKNFHVDLCRPFAAHCIGYPVVTLGFGFKSYVSYKMRLRKQKEVQKENEFYMQLLQQALPPEQQMLQRQEREAEEAANKGASDSDSTTAVSQNGAPASKKPPVTLPELEYREKGGKDGGGGKDKDREAKKQQQQHQHQQQHSIGINNNILHSVDSKLQELEYLENHLSSSSNSSKRLNNNELAGSAESLLVNKDEAGSPPPPAHNNNNHHTSTSSSSSNKNYKNATGGGSSSPRSHSSTNGSVPSSSGGGSSSSGGSSSNKNEKKQKCSGGKSPAAHKDTMENCIPNNQLSKPDALVRLEQDIKKLKADLQASRQLEQDLRSQISSLSSAERSMRSELGQLRQENELLQNRLHNAVQAKQKDKQTIVALEKRLKAEQEARAAAEKQLAEEKKRKKMEEATAARAVALAAASRGECTDSLRGRIRELESECKKLTQDMKLKEEQIRDLEGKAQELRKYKENEKETEVLMSALSAMQDKTQHLENSLSAETRIKLDLFSALGDAKRQLEIAQGQIMQKEQEIKELKQKIAEVMAVMPSLSYSSEANSMSPVAPHSYSSKFMDTSPSSLDPNASVYQPLKK; this comes from the exons ATGAAGCGGCGCAATGCGGACTGCAGCAAACTCCGTCGCCCGTTAAAACGGAACCGAATCACCGAGGGTATTCATAGCAG TACCTTCTTGTACCTGAAATTCTTGGTGGTGTGGGCGCTAGTGCTTCTGGCAGACTTTGTGCTGGAATTCAGGTTTGAGTACCTGTGGCCGTTTTGGCTCTTCATTCGGAGTGTGTATGACTCCTTCAGGTATCAGGGACTG GCATTCTCTGTGTTTTTCGTATGCGTTGCATTCACCTCAGATATCATATGCCTGCTCTTCATCCCTGTCCAATGGCTGTTCTTTGCCGCCAGCACATACGTGTGGGTGCAGTACGTATGGCACACAG AACGAGGAGTGTGCCTACCCACTGTCTCCCTGTGGATACTCTTTGTCTACATCGAAGCTGCCATCCGATTCAAAGACTTGAAAAACTTCCACGTTGACCTCTGCCGCCCTTTCGCCGCCCACTG CATCGGCTATCCGGTGGTGACGCTGGGCTTTGGCTTCAAGAGCTACGTGAGCTACAAGATGAGGCTGCGCAAGCAGAAGGAGGTGCAGAAGGAGAACGAGTTCTACATGCAGCTGCTGCAGCAGGCCCTGCCGCCCGAACAGCAGATGCTGCAGAGgcaggagagggaggcagaggaag CCGCCAACAAGGGTGCCTCGGACAGCGACTCCACCACAGCAGTCTCCCAGAACGGTGCTCCGGCCTCTAAGAAGCCGCCCGTCACGCTGCCCGAGCTCGAGTACAGAGAAAAGGGTGGCAAAGATGGTGGCGGCGGCAAAGACAAAGACCGCGAAGccaagaaacaacaacaacagcatcagcatcagcagcaacaCAGCATAGGCATCAACAACAACATCTTGCACTCGGTGGACTCCAAACTCCAGGAGCTGGAATACCTGGAGAACCACctgagcagcagcagtaacagcagcaagAGACTGAACAATAACGAGCTGGCCGGCAGCGCCGAGAGCCTGCTCGTCAACAAGGACGAGGCgggctcccctcctcctccagcccatAACAATAACAACCATCACacgtccacttcctcctcctcctccaataaGAACTATAAAAACGCCACAGGGGGCGGGAGCTCGTCGCCGCGCAGCCACAGCTCCACCAATGGCAGCGTGCCCTCGTCGTCGGGAGGAGGCTCGTCGTCGTCCGGCGGCTCCTCGTCCAATAAGAACGAGAAGAAGCAGAAGTGCTCGGGCGGGAAGAGCCCCGCGGCGCACAAGGATACCATGGAGAACTGTATCCCCAATAACCAGCTCAGTAAGCCGGACGCCCTTGTACG GCTGGAGCAGGACATTAAGAAGCTGAAGGCGGACTTGCAGGCGAGCCGGCAGCTGGAGCAGGACCTGCGCAGCCAGATCAGCTCCCTCAGCAGCGCCGAGCGCAGCATGCGCTCCGAACTGGGCCAGCTGCGCCAGGAGAACGAGCTGCTGCAGAACCG GTTGCACAACGCGGTGCAGGCTAAGCAGAAGGACAAGCAGACCATCGTGGCGCTGGAGAAGCGTCTGAAGGCGGAGCAGGAAGCGCGGGCCGCGGCCGAGAAGCAGCTggctgaggagaagaagaggaagaagatggaggaggCCACGGCAGCGCGAGCCGTCGCCCTCGCCGCAGCATCCag aggGGAGTGCACAGACTCTCTGCGCGGGCGCATCCGTGAGCTGGAGTCGGAGTGCAAGAAGCTCACGCAGGACATGAAGCTGAAGGAGGAGCAGATCCGAGATCTGGAGGGCAAAgcacag GAGCTGCGCAAGTACAAGGAGAACGAGAAGGAGACGGAGGTGCTGATGTCGGCGCTGTCGGCCATGCAGGACAAGACCCAGCACCTGGAGAACAGCCTGAGCGCCGAGACGCGCATCAAACTGGACCTCTTCTCCGCCCTGGGTGACGCCAAGAGGCAGCTGGAGATCGCACAAG
- the srfbp1 gene encoding serum response factor-binding protein 1, translated as MPTVVNLSNEVVKMRSEVKKVKAFIIRKLTRHMTMLKKKKGKDEVVERNQRRAARLLEEIHEIKVLAPDTVTKAALQANISYEKVCQNRQASISERAIARIASHPQFNEKIQNIKNRLEAFTNERTNTADKKEKISKADKSEVTPEKKDESPALRTDTQAMAEGEDVQIKTEDQGEKDHPSGEDCGTGTDMAVAPQTMPNEKTVTPKEATTVNTTTVPVEVVRMRKDVKKIRVLIISKLTSQIDVLKRKKPEDPETEANQQKIATLQKDIKALRSIQLDSATRVALQSDSSLGKVCEDPEASPAEKATARIATHPRFVKKLQAIREAIVEEQRKAAEAEEKRKRRLEQGEDRGNEDEEGADDDDQEEEEDGEGYVVPEVYFSDSDASDEEDDDDDDDDEEEEEEEEEEDDDDDEEVEEEGPDDEKDEDGADKEDVSNVRPSTSQVEKVTKVMDEPVSIAEHSDSVSKQVTVKPKPVGQSVVKVNQMASSKPSPTVEVKHDVNKSPLKKTVTASHALKNNPTSKQPSKVTKSPSKVRGTEDEDGESDLSDDEDKPYFDDSTEERFLKQSSASEESDDDFFVGKVSKFKKKKTPAAVAAAAVKKINDATSSADKDTEQDHTQKEETPNFKSDFKGSKFESVFCSTLSNSRGGSQRHNDRFGAKSHPRFQKQIRQPPQREREGGRQNQDFVPDRKWDSSSSSSFQHRKSDSSSSAWGQKERGSFGAGNSWGQRDKGSFGAGRGRQSFERGGRQQGHPRGGQNPQHQRGPPARTFNQPQQTAEVLHPSWEASKKRKEQMSQITAFQGKKIKFDDD; from the exons ATGCCGACTGTGGTAAATCTGAGCAATGAGGTGGTGAAGATGAGGAGTGAGGTGAAAAAGGTGAAAGCCTTCATCATTCGCAAGCTCACACGTCACATGACCATGCTCAAGAAGAAGAAAGGCAAAGATGAAGTTGTGGAGAGGAACCAGAGACGTGCAGCCAGACTCCTGGAGGAGATCCATGAGATCAAAGTCCTGGCCCCAGACACCGTCACCAAGGCCGCCTTGCAGGCCAACATCAGCTACGAGAAGGTGTGCCAGAATCGACAGGCCAGCATCTCGGAGCGAGCCATAGCCCGCATCGCCTCCCACCCGCAGTTCAACGAAAAGATTCAGAACATCAAGAACAGACTCGAAGCTTTTACAAATGAGAGGACCAATACGGctgataaaaaagagaaaatcagCAAAGCGGACAAGAGTGAGGTCACTCCTGAGAAGAAGGATGAGAGTCCAGCACTTCGCACTGACACCCAGGCCATGGCTGAGGGCGAAGATGTGCAGATAAAGACAGAGGACCAGGGTGAAAAGGACCATCCCTCCGGCGAAGACTGTGGAACTGGGACTGATATGGCAGTTGCTCCACAAACCATGCCAAACGAGAAAACGGTTACCCCAAAAGAG GCCACAACTGTAAACACCACGACGGTACCGGTGGAGGTGGTGAGGATGAGGAAGGATGTGAAGAAGATCAGAGTGCTCATCATCAGCAAGCTCACAAGCCAGATAGACGTCCTCAAGAGGAAGAAACCAGAAGACCCCGAGACGGAGGCCAACCAGCAGAAGATCGCCACACTTCAGAAGGATATCAAGGCGCTTCGAAGCATCCAGCTAGACAGCGCCACCAGGGTTGCCCTCCAGAGTGACTCGAGTCTAGGGAAAGTGTGTGAAGATCCTGAGGCGAGCCCAGCGGAGAAGGCCACTGCCCGCATTGCGACGCACCCTCGCTTTGTGAAGAAGCTGCAAGCCATCAGGGAGGCCATTGTTGAAGAGCAGAGGAAAGCTGCAGaggcggaggagaagaggaaaagacggCTTGAGCAGGGAGAGGACCGTGGAAATGAAGACGAGGAGGGCGCCGATGATGatgaccaggaggaggaggaggatggtgagggGTACGTAGTGCCTGAGGTGTACTTTTCTGATTCTGACGCTAGTGACGAAgaagatgatgacgacgatgatgatgatgaggaggaggaggaagaagaagaagaagaagatgatgatgatgatgaagaggtggaggaagaagggcCTGATGATGAGAAAGATGAAGATGGTGCTGATAAAGAGGATGTTTCAAATGTAAGACCATCCACATCCCAGGTTGAAAAAGTCACCAAAGTCATGGATGAACCTGTTTCAATAGCAGAGCACAGTGACTCAGTTAGTAAACAGGTAACTGTAAAACCCAAGCCTGTAGGACAGTCTGTAGTTAAAGTCAATCAGATGGCCTCATCAAAACCTTCTCCTACAGTTGAAGTCAAACATGATGTTAATAAATCACCCCTAAAGAAAACAGTGACTGCCTCCCATGCTCTGAAAAATAATCCCACTTCTAAACAACCCTCTAAAGTAACAAAAAGTCCTAGCAAAGTGAGAGGAACAGAAGATGAGGACGGTGAAAGCGACTTGTCCGACGACGAAGACAAGCCCTATTTTGATGACAGCACGGAGGAGCGCTTTCTCAAGCAGTCGTCTGCATCTGAGGAGAGCGACGACGACTTCTTTGTTGGCAAGGTGAGCAAATTCAAGAAAAAGAAGACTCCTGCAGCGGTGGCGGCGGCAGCTGTGAAAAAGATTAATGATGCAACCAGCAGTGCAGACAAGGACACTGAGCAAgatcacacacagaaagaggaaaCCCCAAACTTCAAGAGTGACTTTAAAGGCTCCAAGTTTGAATCCGTCTTTTGCAGCACCCTGTCAAATAGCCGTGGTGGATCTCAAAGACACAACGATAGATTCGGTGCCAAATCACACCCCCGGTTTCAGAAGCAGATAAGACAGCCACCTCAGAGGGAACGGGAAGGAGGTAGGCAAAACCAGGACTTTGTCCCTGATCGAAAATgggactcctcctcctcatcatctttccAGCATAGAAAATCTGATTCTTCCAGCAGTGCATGGGGACAGAAGGAGAGGGGCTCGTTTGGAGCTGGAAATAGCTGGGGACAGAGGGATAAGGGCTCGTTTGGAGCTGGGAGAGGCAGGCAGTCGTTTGAGCGAGGTGGCCGGCAACAGGGACACCCTCGTGGGGGTCAGAACCCTCAACACCAGAGGGGTCCACCAGCGAGGACTTTCAACCAGCCACAGCAGACTGCAGAGGTcctgcacccttcctgggaggcCAGCAAGAAGAGGAAGGAACAGATGAGTCAGATCACGGCCTTCCAAGGAAAGAAGATCAAGTTTGATGACGATTAA
- the e2f3 gene encoding transcription factor E2F3, with the protein MRKGVSSVPEKLILSGVGGSTLERNSLLTHLPDRRAPGYPTATYIQIITPPSCVTQSSNVCVPDPQSGSLLYSTPNGPTNVTGQRPALGRPPAKRRLELDITDHQYSDPTKTAKGKRGPLQPKSPKTPKSPPEKTRYDTSLGLLTKKFCQLLAQSSDGVLDLNQAAEVLKVQKRRLYDITNVLEGVRLIKKKSKNNIQWLGCSLTSEGGPLAQHHPKQSLDREVLELTQEERRLDELIQQCTQSVQRMTEDAQIQKYAYVSYPDIRRISSLRDQTVIVVKAPLETKLEVPDPKESLQVHLSSSQGPIDVFLCTDDNAPGSPIRNGLDVNGNHTAFVKMSQNGVSSDGITVNGGTGSAGTSRGTANGGTTNGMARTPVKSQPPCNLGAPPLSPLSASLSSILQPTDDQMPFVNLSPAMLSEDYMLGLEDGEGINDLFDSYDLDTLHFDDLLCN; encoded by the exons ATGAGAAAGGGGGTTTCCTCGGTCCCGGAGAAATTGATATTATCGGGGGTCGGGGGCTCTACCCTGGAAAGAAATTCACTATTAACGCATTTGCCTGATCGTCGGGCACCTGGTTATCCTACTGCTACTTATATTCAAATAATTACTCCTCCGTCCTGTGTAACACAGTCCAGTAATGTCTGTGTGCCTGATCCCCAAAGTGGCAGTTTGCTGTACTCAACTCCCAATGGACCTACCAACGTAACTGGACAGCGACCGGCTTTAGGACGACCTCCG GCAAAACGTCGCCTGGAGCTGGATATCACAGACCACCAGTATAGTGATCCAACAAAGACTGCTAAGGGCAAACGAGGACCTCTAcagccaaaaagccccaaaa CACCCAAATCGCCTCCAGAGAAGACCCGCTACGACACATCCCTGGGCCTGCTGACCAAGAAGTTCTGTCAGCTCCTGGCCCAGTCCTCCGACGGCGTTCTGGACCTCAACCAAGCGGCCGAGGTTCTGAAGGTCCAGAAGAGACGTCTCTATGACATCACCAACGTTCTAGAAGGCGTCCGTCTCATCAAGAAGAAATCCAAAAACAACATACAGTGGCT GGGCTGCAGCCTGACCTCCGAAGGGGGCCCCCTTGCCCAGCACCACCCAAAGCAGAGTCTGGACCGCGAGGTCCTGGAGCTGACCCAGGAGGAGAGGCGGCTGGACGAGCTCATTCAGCAGTGCACGCAGAGCGTCCAGCGCATGACTGAAGACGCGCAGATCCAGAA GTATGCGTACGTCAGCTATCCGGACATCCGCAGGATCAGCAGCCTCCGAGACCAGACTGTGATCGTGGTCAAAGCGCCCCTGGAGACCAAACTAGAAGTGCCTGACCCCAAAGAG AGTTTACAGGTGCACCTGAGCAGCTCGCAGGGCCCCATTGATGTCTTCCTCTGCACGGACGACAACGCGCCCGGCAGCCCCATCAGGAACGGCCTGGACGTGAATGGGAACCACACCGCCTTTGTCAAAATGTCTCAGA ATGGCGTGTCCAGCGATGGCATCACGGTGAACGGCGGCACGGGTAGTGCTGGCACCAGCAGAGGCACCGCCAACGGTGGCACTACCAACGGCATGGCCCGCACCCCGGTCAAGAGCCAGCCGCCATGCAACCTTGGCGCGCCGCCCCTGTCCCCACTCTCGGCCTCGTTGTCCAGCATCCTCCAGCCGACGGACGACCAGATGCCCTTCGTCAACTTGTCACCCGCCATGCTCAGCGAAGACTACATGCTGGGCCTGGAGGACGGCGAGGGCATCAACGACCTCTTCGACTCCTACGACCTTGACACGCTCCACTTTGATGACCTCCTGTGCAACTGA